One genomic window of Fusarium fujikuroi IMI 58289 draft genome, chromosome FFUJ_chr01 includes the following:
- a CDS encoding related to aldehyde dehydrogenase — protein MATKLHTVPFLINGSDHTSERAVDVVSPASGEVVHRYHSADVKDANAAVEAAAEAFKSWRKTRPSERRDLFLKAAEIMEKRRDELRKYSMSETGSDATWADFDISTGISHLKEVAGRIGTLEGAIPTVSDPNTTALVLREPYGVVVAIAPWNAPYILGTRSVVFPMAAGNTVVFKASEVSPRTLWAIADVFREAGLPDGVLNVIFHERANAAAVTAALIEHPEVKKINFTGSTPVGRIIGKLAGENLKPVILELGGKAPAIVWEDADLDLAALQCTLGAFMNSGQVCMSTERILVHKNVKDEFEKKLSATIEQVFSSKADAPVLVASAPVEKNKALIKDAISKGASLVHGNPDVEESSKTRMRPIVVRDVTTEMDIYKSESFGPTVSLMAIETEEEAIKIANDTEYGLSSAVFTSDLQRGLRIAREIETGAVHINNMSIHDESGLPHGGAKASGYGRFGASAGLDEWTRTKNITFRN, from the exons atggcgacCAAGCTTCATACTGTGCCTTTCCTCATCAACGGCAGCGATCACACCAGTGAAAGGGCTGTTGATGTCGTGTCTCCCGCCAGCGGCGAGGTCGTCCACCGCTACCACAGTGCTGACGTCAAGGATGCCAATGCTGCTgtcgaggctgctgctgaggctttcAAGTCATGGCGCAAGACAAGGCCTAGTGAGCGCCGGGATCTCTTTCTCAAGGCCGCCGAGATTATGGAAAAGCGACGTGATGAGCTGCGCAAGTACTCCATGTCAGAGACTGGCAGCGATGCTACCTGGGCCGATTTCGATATCAGCACAGGCATTAGCCATCTGAAGGAAGTTGCCGGTCGTATAGGAACACTGGAGGGCGCCATTCCCACTGTGTCGGATCCCAACACAACCGCTCTCGTCTTGAGAGAGCCTTATGGTGTCGTTGTAGCAATTGCGCCATG GAACGCCCCTTATATTCTCGGCACAAGATCTGTTGTTTTCCCCATGGCCGCTGGTAACACAGTGGTCTTCAAGGCCAGTGAGGTTTCTCCTCGAACACTCTGGGCTATTGCCGATGTTTTCAGAGAGGCAGGACTCCCTGATGGTGTCCTTAACGTCATCTTTCACGAGAGAGCCAATGCTGCAGCAGTCACCGCCGCATTGATTGAGCACCCTgaagtcaagaagatcaacttCACTGGCAGCACACCTGTTGGCCGTATCATCGGTAAACTTGCAGGCGAGAACCTCAAACCTGTTATATTGGAGTTGGGTGGCAAGGCCCCAGCTATCGTATGGGAGGATGCGGACCTCGATCTCGCCGCGCTGCAATGCACCCTTGGAGCGTTCATGAACTCGGGGCAAGTCTGCATGTCTACCGAAAGGATCCTTGTGCACAAGAATGTCAAGGacgagtttgagaagaagctgtcagCAACCATCGAACAAGTCTTCTCCTCTAAGGCGGACGCACCTGTTCTTGTGGCATCGGCTCCTGTtgaaaagaacaaggcctTGATCAAGGATGCCATTTCTAAGGGTGCCTCCCTGGTTCACGGAAACCCTGATGTCGAAGAGTCAAGCAAGACCCGTATGAGACCAATTGTTGTGAGAGATGTCACCACAGAAATGGACATTTATAAGTCGGAGTCCTTTGGCCCTACAGTTTCTCTGATGGCTATTgagacggaggaggaggccaTCAAGATCGCCAACGATACCGAGTACGGCTTGAGCTCTGCTGTTTTCACATCTGACCTCCAGAGAGGCCTCCGAATTGCTCGCGAGATCGAGACAGGTGCTGTCCATATCAACAATATGAGTATTCACGATGAGAGCGGTCTGCCTCATGGAGGAGCAAAGGCTAGTGGATATGGCCGTTTTGGTGCATCTGCTGGTCTTGACGAGTGGACTCGCACGAAGAA